From the genome of Streptacidiphilus sp. PB12-B1b:
GCGCGGCGTCGACGGCACCAGCGGCAGCGTCGGCTGTGTCGGGGCGGTCGGCGGGCGGGGCGGGTACGAACTCGGCGCGCAGCGAGTGGTCCACGGCGAGCGGCGTGATCGGGCCGAGCCGGAGCCGGTGGATGCCGGGGGCGAGGTCGAGCAGCGCCTGGCGTTCGACCTCGGCGCGGTCCTCCAGCAGGGTCACCGCGGTGACCGGCAGCGGGCCCTCGGTGGGGGCTGCGGTGGGGGCGGCCGTTGTGGCGTCCATGGTTCAGAACCTCCGGTTGCCGTCGGCGAGGGCCTTGGCCGCGGGGATGCGGATCTCGAATCCGCCGGTCAGCACCGTGGTGGAGTGCGGGGCGAGGGTGACCCGCCACAGCCGCAGGCCGCGCTGGTGGCGGTCGTCCTGCTCCGGCGGCACGGCCGTCCAGGCCGGTGAGGCGGGTTTGTCCTCGATCCGGACGTCCTTGTCGTCGCTGACCGGGACGCGTTCGCGCACCTCGACGGTGACCGGGCGGCCGAGGCGGTTGGCGAGCTCGATCTCGATGGCGTGGTCCAGGACGGTGGTGCCGCCGCGCAGCCCGGCGGTGGACTCCCGCATCAGCACCCGGCGGGCCATCCGGATGCCCTCGGCGACGCCGAGGCCGACCTGGCGCTGTTCGCCGGGGGCGAGCGTCGGCAGGGACACCGAGCGCAGGTACTCCCCGTCCACGGTCACCTCGGCGGCCCCGGCGAGCAGGGCGTTGGCGCTGGTGTTGCGCAGGGTGAGGGCGGCGAAGACCTGCTGGGCGGCCTCGGCGTCGGTACCGGCCGCGAACGGGGTGCAGACGTGCTCGATCGCCAGACCGACCGGGAACTCCCGCACCGGGACGGTGTGCCAGGCGCCGTCGGCCGGGACGTCCACCCGGGCGGCGGTGTCGTAGCGGTAGTCGAAGGAACCCGCGGAGTACCGGACCGGGAGGCAGCGAGGGGGCAGGTCCAGGCCGGTGACGGACTCGGCGCGGTGACGCGAGGCCGTGGCGGCGGCCGTGGCCCCGCTCTCGGCGGGGCGCAGTCGGCCCCGCTCCGGGCCGGGTTCCCCGGCCCCGGCGAGGGTGAGCCGGCCCAGGTCGCGCTCGGCCGCGCCCGGCCCGGGCGGGGTCGGCGGGACCGCCGGCCGCGCGGACGGCGCGGGTGCGGACCCGGCGGGCGGCGACGCCGCGCCGAAGGCGATCGCGGGCGCGCTGCGTTTGCGCTCCATGGCGGCCCGGTGCACGACCGGCGCCGAACCGCTCGGGCGGGCGGAGCGGAGCGGCACGTCCGCCGAGGCGACGGTGACCGGGGAGCCGCCCAGCAGGAACTCCTCGTCGGCCGGGGGCGCCGACTGCGGCGGCGGGGGCGGTGCGGAGGCGCGGACGAAGGCGTCGTACCCGGCGAAGAGCGCGCCCGGCCCCTCCGGCGGCTCCCGCCAGGGCGACGGGCTCTGTACCGCCTGTCTGCGGCCGAGGCGCAGCGACGACAGGACCGGCAGGTCGGTCCGGCGGCGCAGATCGGCCGTGGACAGGCCGAGGCGGACGCCGGTCCAGTCCTCGCCGGTGCGCTGGGCGACGCAGGCGCGCATGGCCAGCGTGCCGCCGGGGGCGTCGCCGTCCACCCCGGTCAGCTGCAGGTGGTAGGCGGGCGTCCAGGTGGCGCCGGGGACGGCGTACTCCAGCTCCAGCCCGGCCCACGGCCCGGCTCCCGGCACCGGCTCCCCCGGCCCAGCTCCCGGCCCCGGCCCCGGCCCGGTGGACGTCGGCTGTTCGGCGCCGCTGCCGGTCGGGCCTGGCTGGAGCGTGAGCACCACGCCGGTGGTGCTGCTGACCTGCTCGGTGGGGAGCGCGGCGGATGCCTCGCCCAGCCGTCGGCGCGCGGTCTGCGCCTGCTGCTCGGCCTCGCGGAGGGCGTCCTCGGCCGCGAACAGCCGCTGGTCGAGTCCGGCGAGCCGGGCGTCGACGAAGTCGGCGAGGGCGAGCAGCGCCTGCACCGGGGCGCGGCGCGGCGGATCGCCCCGGCGCGGCGGCGGCGGTACGGCGCGCAGGGCGGCGATGTGCTCGATCTGGGCGGCCACGGCCGCCCGGGCGGCGCGGGCGGCGTCCAGCGCCTCCTCGGCCTGGTCGCAGACGTGCCGCAGCGGCGTGAGGTCCTCGGGCGCGGGCAGCGCCACCTCGATGGCGCGCCGGACGTCGAGCACCCGCAGGCCCGGCGGCCCGTGCAGCACCCGGGCGCGCAGGCTCTGCTCGTCCAGCGCGAGCGGCAGCCCGGTCAGCACCACCCGGAACGGGCCGCCGGGGCGGTCGCCCGGCGGTCGGTCCAGGTGTGCCGTCCTGCGGCACAGCGCGCCGGCGGAGTACACCGTCACGGAGTCGAGTACGGATGCGAGTTGGACGTCTTCGGCCATGGCCACCCTCCTGCGCCGAGTCGTGGCAGCCACGGTAGAGCACGCCGCTGACAACGGCCCCGGTTCCGCCGTCGGCGGCGAGCCGGGGCCGTGGTCGGGCCGGTGCGGACGGTCAGAGCGCGGCCAGTCGCGCCGTCAGGTCGCCGAGGCCGGTGGCGCCCTGGGAGAGCGCCTTCATGTGCCATGCCTTGAGGTCGAAGTCCGCGCCGTGG
Proteins encoded in this window:
- a CDS encoding DUF4139 domain-containing protein yields the protein MAEDVQLASVLDSVTVYSAGALCRRTAHLDRPPGDRPGGPFRVVLTGLPLALDEQSLRARVLHGPPGLRVLDVRRAIEVALPAPEDLTPLRHVCDQAEEALDAARAARAAVAAQIEHIAALRAVPPPPRRGDPPRRAPVQALLALADFVDARLAGLDQRLFAAEDALREAEQQAQTARRRLGEASAALPTEQVSSTTGVVLTLQPGPTGSGAEQPTSTGPGPGPGAGPGEPVPGAGPWAGLELEYAVPGATWTPAYHLQLTGVDGDAPGGTLAMRACVAQRTGEDWTGVRLGLSTADLRRRTDLPVLSSLRLGRRQAVQSPSPWREPPEGPGALFAGYDAFVRASAPPPPPQSAPPADEEFLLGGSPVTVASADVPLRSARPSGSAPVVHRAAMERKRSAPAIAFGAASPPAGSAPAPSARPAVPPTPPGPGAAERDLGRLTLAGAGEPGPERGRLRPAESGATAAATASRHRAESVTGLDLPPRCLPVRYSAGSFDYRYDTAARVDVPADGAWHTVPVREFPVGLAIEHVCTPFAAGTDAEAAQQVFAALTLRNTSANALLAGAAEVTVDGEYLRSVSLPTLAPGEQRQVGLGVAEGIRMARRVLMRESTAGLRGGTTVLDHAIEIELANRLGRPVTVEVRERVPVSDDKDVRIEDKPASPAWTAVPPEQDDRHQRGLRLWRVTLAPHSTTVLTGGFEIRIPAAKALADGNRRF